One part of the Microvirga sp. TS319 genome encodes these proteins:
- a CDS encoding DMT family transporter, whose amino-acid sequence MLLLAIMWGLSIPVTKLGLLTLPPLTLTALRFAIAVPLLVLFTLGRKQPPWRALPSIAALGVLGIGVGQVAQAFGVAGTSASVGTIISAAIPIFVVMFAALRLKQPVSRRQKLGLLAAFAGIALVALGNTNETSVVLQTSIAGAGLMLLSALAVAFYYVWSVELSHEYGTVTVAAWSTLFGFVALLPWAGWEMWHVPFHVTAQALWAGVYLGLAVSVAGLFLWLNILRTVPTGTAASVQYLQPVFGVAASSAIFGDRIGGLFAVGVTLVLGGLALAISSRSKTDQAT is encoded by the coding sequence ATGCTGCTGCTCGCAATCATGTGGGGACTGTCCATTCCGGTCACGAAACTCGGCCTGCTTACACTGCCGCCGCTGACGCTGACCGCGCTCCGGTTTGCCATCGCCGTGCCGTTACTGGTGCTCTTCACCCTTGGCAGAAAGCAACCTCCCTGGCGAGCGCTGCCCAGCATTGCGGCACTCGGAGTCTTGGGCATCGGCGTGGGCCAAGTCGCTCAGGCCTTTGGCGTCGCCGGCACGTCGGCTTCGGTCGGGACCATCATCTCAGCCGCCATTCCCATCTTCGTCGTGATGTTTGCAGCCCTCAGACTCAAGCAGCCCGTGTCGCGTCGGCAAAAGCTGGGATTGCTGGCGGCCTTCGCCGGCATTGCGCTGGTTGCGTTGGGAAATACGAACGAGACAAGTGTCGTGCTCCAAACCAGCATTGCCGGTGCCGGTCTCATGTTGCTCTCCGCGCTTGCCGTCGCGTTCTATTATGTCTGGAGCGTCGAACTTTCCCACGAATACGGAACCGTCACCGTAGCGGCCTGGAGCACCCTGTTTGGCTTCGTTGCGCTGCTGCCCTGGGCAGGCTGGGAGATGTGGCACGTTCCATTTCACGTCACGGCCCAGGCGCTCTGGGCTGGGGTCTATCTCGGGCTCGCAGTGAGCGTCGCGGGTCTGTTCCTGTGGCTCAACATCCTGCGCACAGTTCCGACCGGGACTGCCGCCAGCGTCCAGTACCTTCAGCCGGTGTTCGGTGTTGCCGCTTCATCCGCGATATTCGGCGACCGGATCGGGGGCCTTTTTGCCGTCGGCGTGACTTTGGTCCTGGGCGGTCTCGCTCTGGCCATAAGCTCTCGCAGCAAGACTGACCAAGCGACTTGA
- the gcvA gene encoding transcriptional regulator GcvA, producing the protein MFDRLPPLQTLRAFEATGRLLSMTLAAEELHVTHGAVSRHIKNLEDHLGVALFLRLTRRIVLTNEGAEFLLAVTRLLTDLTRSAESLRGPKSAGRLTISTGISFASKWLGPRLHRLMARHPELDIHLDITDTNVDLSNGQIDAAVRYGIGRYPHVVAERILEETITPVCSPAYRAKMGGLPSVESLAECRLLHEDRLVYDDRMLANWEQWFAMAGVDGVPRGRGPIYSHGSMATEAAIRGEGVALGRSALVAEDLAAGRLVAPFPQLRLNAERGYDLVYRPGDRHQPKVCAVRDWLTDEIRQFLAEVD; encoded by the coding sequence ATGTTTGACCGGCTTCCCCCTCTGCAAACCCTGCGCGCCTTCGAGGCAACCGGACGCCTCTTGAGCATGACGCTGGCGGCAGAGGAGTTACATGTCACCCACGGGGCGGTAAGCCGGCACATCAAGAACCTCGAAGATCATCTTGGCGTAGCATTGTTTCTGCGCCTGACCCGCCGGATCGTCCTGACCAACGAGGGGGCCGAGTTCCTCCTGGCCGTCACTCGCCTCCTTACAGACCTGACCCGATCAGCCGAAAGTCTCCGTGGGCCGAAGAGTGCAGGGCGGCTGACCATCAGCACAGGGATCTCATTCGCGAGCAAGTGGCTAGGGCCACGCCTGCATCGGCTGATGGCTCGGCATCCCGAACTCGATATCCATCTCGACATAACGGATACCAATGTCGACCTGTCCAACGGGCAGATCGATGCAGCGGTGCGCTACGGCATTGGCCGCTATCCGCACGTCGTCGCGGAGCGGATCCTGGAAGAAACGATCACGCCGGTGTGCAGCCCGGCCTATCGAGCCAAGATGGGTGGACTGCCGTCGGTTGAGAGCCTAGCCGAGTGCAGGCTGTTGCATGAAGACCGCCTGGTGTATGACGACCGTATGCTGGCCAACTGGGAGCAATGGTTTGCAATGGCGGGGGTGGATGGCGTTCCCAGGGGACGTGGCCCGATCTACAGTCATGGCAGCATGGCGACCGAGGCAGCCATTCGCGGGGAGGGCGTGGCCCTGGGACGCAGCGCCCTGGTGGCGGAAGACCTTGCTGCCGGACGGCTGGTTGCCCCGTTTCCCCAGTTACGGCTCAATGCCGAGCGTGGCTACGACCTTGTCTATCGCCCGGGCGATCGGCATCAGCCCAAGGTTTGTGCGGTGCGCGATTGGCTGACAGACGAGATCCGACAGTTTCTCGCGGAAGTCGATTGA
- a CDS encoding NADPH-dependent F420 reductase: protein MRIGIIGAGNIGGNLTRRLTALGHEVVVANSRDPGTLAPLAQETGAKAVWVAEAVRDKDLIVVTIPEKNIPDLPAGLFDGVGADVVVIDTGNYYPQQRDGRIDDIENGMPESRWVERQLGRPVIKAFNNIYARHLLERGQPRGTPGRIALPVAGDDPEAKAVVLRIVDELGFDGVDAGGLDESWRQQPGTPVYATDHDAEGVRRALAEARPERGPEWRAG from the coding sequence ATGAGGATTGGAATCATCGGTGCAGGGAACATCGGGGGCAACCTGACCCGGCGCCTGACTGCGCTGGGGCACGAGGTGGTCGTGGCCAACTCGCGGGACCCTGGGACGCTCGCCCCCTTGGCGCAGGAAACCGGGGCCAAGGCGGTTTGGGTCGCGGAGGCAGTGCGCGACAAGGATCTCATCGTCGTCACGATCCCGGAGAAGAACATTCCTGACCTGCCGGCCGGTTTGTTCGATGGTGTCGGTGCCGATGTCGTCGTCATCGACACAGGCAACTACTATCCGCAGCAGCGCGACGGTCGTATCGACGACATCGAAAATGGGATGCCTGAAAGCCGATGGGTCGAGCGGCAACTGGGCCGGCCGGTGATCAAGGCGTTCAACAACATCTATGCTCGGCACCTGCTCGAGCGCGGTCAACCGCGAGGCACCCCCGGTCGCATTGCCTTGCCGGTCGCGGGGGATGATCCTGAGGCCAAAGCCGTTGTGCTTCGGATTGTCGACGAACTCGGGTTCGATGGCGTCGACGCTGGAGGCCTGGACGAGTCCTGGCGGCAACAGCCAGGAACCCCGGTGTACGCGACAGATCATGATGCCGAGGGAGTTCGTCGCGCACTTGCGGAAGCGAGACCGGAGCGCGGACCGGAATGGCGTGCCGGGTAG
- a CDS encoding DUF411 domain-containing protein, whose protein sequence is MLDRRRFLTILGVSGVVLMTGRASAQAALPKMVVTKDPNCGCCSGWVVHMEAAGFPMEVVTTPHVDQVKVRLGVPEALASCHTAEVEGYVIEGHVPADAVKRLLAERPRAKGLAVPGMPMGSPGMEMAGTEPDTYDVILFGPSGQTAFVRYRGVNRV, encoded by the coding sequence ATGCTCGACCGCCGCCGCTTTCTGACCATTCTCGGTGTCTCTGGCGTGGTCCTCATGACGGGACGCGCCTCCGCGCAGGCAGCCCTGCCGAAGATGGTCGTGACCAAGGATCCGAACTGCGGCTGCTGCAGCGGCTGGGTCGTGCACATGGAAGCCGCCGGCTTCCCGATGGAAGTTGTCACCACGCCCCACGTCGACCAAGTGAAGGTTCGGCTCGGCGTACCCGAGGCTCTCGCCTCCTGCCACACGGCCGAGGTAGAGGGCTACGTGATCGAAGGACACGTGCCGGCAGACGCAGTCAAGCGACTGCTGGCCGAGAGGCCCCGGGCGAAGGGATTAGCCGTTCCCGGCATGCCGATGGGTTCTCCCGGAATGGAGATGGCCGGAACGGAGCCGGACACCTACGACGTCATCCTATTCGGCCCCTCAGGCCAGACGGCCTTCGTTCGCTACCGGGGCGTGAATCGCGTTTGA